The following proteins are encoded in a genomic region of Enoplosus armatus isolate fEnoArm2 chromosome 11, fEnoArm2.hap1, whole genome shotgun sequence:
- the pou1f1 gene encoding pituitary-specific positive transcription factor 1, with amino-acid sequence MACQAFSADSFTPLTGDSPLPILMHHASASDCLPTTSHAHSMVSAVSSGLSLGQSSKRSHMHLSTSSLGNPLGNGPPSLHYPVTPCHYSNQQATYGMMAAQEMLSASISQTRILQTCGVSHPNMVSSANPLQGSLTPCLYKFPDHGLSSGSCALSHSFSSLPSAFLSTDEAPGGSSVGEMKTDAQRKCMRDPEDAPAMNSPQIRELEMFANDFKIQRIKLGYTQTNVGEALAAVHGSEFSQTTICRFENLQLSFKNACKLKAILAKWLDEAELAGALYSDKIGMNERKRKRRTTISLGAKEALERSFVEKSKPSSQEIARIAKGLHLEKEVVRVWFCNRRQREKRVKTSLNLSSCLTKISPNCIAQMSKRPMA; translated from the exons ATGGCATGCCAGGCATTCAGTGCTGATTCCTTCACCCCACTTACAGGAGATTCACCCTTGCCAATCCTCATGCACCACGCCTCTGCTAGTGACTGCCTGCCAACCACCTCCCATGCTCACAGCATGGTTTCTGCAG TATCATCTGGGCTGTCCCTGGGTCAGTCCTCCAAGCGCTCCCACATGCACCTCTCCACCTCGTCCCTCGGCAACCCTCTTGGCAACGGACCCCCGAGCCTACATTACCCAGTTACCCCCTGTCACTACAGCAACCAGCAGGCCACCTATGGCATGATGGCAG CTCAGGAGATGCTCTCTGCCAGTATTTCTCAGACTCGGATCCTGCAGACTTGTGGTGTCTCTCATCCTAACATGGTGAGCAGTGCAAACCCATTGCAAG GATCTCTTACTCCTTGCTTGTACAAGTTTCCGGACCATGGTCTAAGCAGTGGTTCCTGTGCATTAAGCCACAGTTTCTCCTCACTGCCCTCGGCCTTCCTCTCAACTGATGAGGCCCCTGGGGGCTCCAGTGTCGGAGAGATGAAAACTGACGCCCAAAGGAAGTGCATGCGGGACCCAGAAGATGCCCCTGCCATGAACTCCCCACAGATACGAGAGCTGGAGATGTTTGCCAATGACTTCAAAATACAGAGGATCAAACTTG GCTACACGCAGACGAATGTAGGCGAGGCTCTCGCTGCAGTGCACGGCTCAGAGTTCAGTCAGACCACGATCTGCCGCTTTGAAAATCTGCAGCTGAGCTTCAAGAACGCCTGCAAACTCAAGGCCATTCTGGCTAAATGGCTCGACGAAGCTGAGCTGGCTGGAG CCTTGTACAGTGATAAAATAGGAATGAATGAGcggaagaggaaaaggagaacaACTATCAG CCTGGGAGCTAAAGAGGCTCTGGAGCGGAGCTTTGTGGAAAAAAGTAAGCCATCCTCCCAGGAAATCGCCCGGATAGCCAAAGGCCTCCATCTGGAGAAGGAGGTGGTCAGAGTCTGGTTCTGCAACAGACGCCAAAGAGAGAAACGGGTCAAAACCAGCCTCAACCTTAGCTCCTGTTTGACCAAAATCAGTCCAAACTGCATAGCACAGATGAGTAAAAGGCCGATGGCATAA